In Paenibacillus sp. FSL R7-0345, a single window of DNA contains:
- a CDS encoding aldo/keto reductase has product MKTQKLGNSELVISSMGLGMMGMSPGIYGTVDDEESIKTVHRALELGVTLLDTADTYGNGHNEELLGKALKGRREQAVVATKFTFGPNWEFIGGHPDYVKRAIDESLHRLGLDYIDLYYQHRVDPNVPIEETVGAMADLVKAGKVRYLGLSEADAANIRRAHAVHPISALQTEYSLWSRDVEEEIIPAVNELGITFVAYSPLSRGFITGELQKFEDFKADDMRRILPRFQGDNFQKNVDIVDKLGEIAAEKNCSVAQLAIAWTMAKGAVPIPGTKRRKYLEENAGADEIQLTADDLARIDAVSPKAFGGRYPGAE; this is encoded by the coding sequence ATGAAAACACAGAAGCTTGGAAATAGTGAGCTGGTCATTTCTTCTATGGGATTAGGCATGATGGGAATGTCTCCGGGCATATACGGCACTGTAGATGATGAAGAATCCATAAAAACCGTTCACCGCGCGCTGGAGCTGGGAGTTACGCTGCTGGATACCGCCGACACTTACGGGAATGGACATAATGAGGAGCTGCTGGGCAAAGCCTTGAAGGGCAGGAGAGAGCAGGCTGTAGTGGCCACCAAATTTACATTCGGACCGAACTGGGAGTTTATCGGAGGACATCCGGATTACGTGAAAAGAGCCATCGATGAGAGCCTGCACCGTCTTGGCCTCGATTATATCGATCTGTATTACCAGCACCGGGTAGATCCCAATGTGCCGATCGAGGAGACTGTAGGGGCGATGGCTGATCTCGTAAAAGCAGGTAAAGTCCGCTATCTGGGCCTTTCCGAAGCAGATGCTGCTAACATTCGCCGTGCGCATGCCGTGCATCCGATTTCTGCGCTGCAGACGGAATACTCCCTGTGGAGCCGTGATGTCGAGGAAGAAATTATACCTGCAGTCAATGAGCTGGGCATTACTTTTGTGGCCTACAGCCCGTTAAGCAGAGGGTTCATCACCGGAGAGCTTCAGAAATTTGAGGACTTCAAGGCAGATGATATGCGCAGAATCCTGCCGCGCTTCCAGGGAGACAACTTCCAGAAGAATGTAGATATTGTAGACAAGCTTGGAGAAATTGCCGCAGAAAAGAACTGCTCGGTTGCCCAACTCGCCATTGCCTGGACTATGGCCAAAGGGGCGGTACCGATTCCCGGAACCAAACGCCGGAAATACCTGGAGGAGAATGCGGGAGCTGACGAGATTCAGCTTACTGCTGACGACCTGGCGCGGATTGACGCGGTCAGCCCTAAGGCATTTGGGGGACGTTATCCGGGGGCGGAGTAA
- a CDS encoding TetR/AcrR family transcriptional regulator, protein MNKPVRNLDKIKETRSRLIAKLLPYLRKNGLQSVRMDEIARVTEVSRATLYKYFSTKEEIIGYIVEGFVGYMNEQLASSPLESEESFGIRFQQLFEQSVSLTVYFTEIFLKDLETSYPEWHSRFTEGMQQREEQILAYYQEGIRRGLFHNLNGKILIMQDELLRGMLNVKYLMTNQLTVEQVLTDYYQLKKIQLFKPDKLSAINDGLMKPRIEHLTHKVTSSLF, encoded by the coding sequence GTGAACAAACCGGTAAGGAATTTGGATAAAATAAAAGAAACACGCTCCAGGCTGATTGCCAAGCTGCTGCCCTATTTGCGGAAAAACGGGCTGCAATCCGTACGGATGGACGAAATCGCCAGAGTAACGGAGGTCAGCAGGGCTACTTTATATAAATACTTTTCAACGAAAGAAGAAATCATCGGCTACATTGTCGAGGGCTTTGTTGGGTACATGAATGAACAGCTGGCTTCCTCCCCGCTGGAGTCTGAGGAGAGCTTCGGCATCCGGTTTCAGCAACTGTTTGAGCAGTCCGTCTCGCTGACTGTCTATTTTACAGAGATCTTCCTGAAGGACCTCGAAACCAGCTACCCCGAATGGCACAGCCGTTTCACTGAAGGCATGCAGCAGCGGGAAGAACAGATATTGGCCTACTATCAGGAGGGAATCCGGCGGGGCCTTTTTCATAATCTGAACGGTAAAATCCTCATTATGCAGGATGAGCTTCTGCGGGGAATGTTGAATGTTAAATATCTCATGACCAATCAGCTGACGGTGGAGCAGGTATTAACGGACTATTATCAGCTCAAAAAAATCCAGCTGTTTAAGCCGGACAAGCTATCCGCCATTAACGATGGCCTGATGAAGCCGAGAATTGAGCATCTGACGCATAAGGTTACGAGCAGTCTTTTTTAA
- a CDS encoding GH1 family beta-glucosidase yields MPIIQFPEDFRWGAATAAYQIEGAWNEGGRGLSIWDTYAHTPGKVRNGDNGDTACDSYHRYEEDIAYIKELGLRTYRFSISWPRIFPDGTGEVNREGMDYYHRLVNKLLENGIEPFCTLYHWDLPQALQDKGGWKNRDTIGAFVRYADTMFKAFAGKIKLWTTFNEPWCVSFKAHYIGDLAPGEQNLQSALDVAHHLMIAHGRTVQQFRQSGVPGEIGYAPNVSWREPFSSRQEDIAACGRRTGWMVEWFLDPLFKGEYPEFMAEAFAAQGASVQIQPGDMEDIRQPVDFLGINYYTGSLGRYKQGNGLFELEDIDEGYERTDFNWPIYPQGLYKVLVHIKERYGAVPVYITENGACYDGDPVQGRLRDDKRTGYLKKHLLQLKRAMEDGVPVKGYMAWSLLDNFEWADGYSRRFGLIHVDFNTLKRTPKASFYWYKKVIGNGWLEV; encoded by the coding sequence GTGCCGATTATACAGTTTCCAGAGGATTTCCGCTGGGGGGCGGCTACGGCTGCCTATCAGATTGAAGGGGCGTGGAACGAAGGCGGGCGCGGCCTTTCGATCTGGGATACGTATGCGCATACGCCCGGCAAGGTCCGGAACGGCGACAACGGCGATACCGCCTGTGACAGCTACCACCGTTATGAGGAAGATATCGCTTATATCAAGGAGCTTGGCCTCCGCACCTACCGGTTCTCCATATCCTGGCCGCGGATTTTTCCGGACGGGACAGGTGAAGTGAACCGGGAGGGAATGGATTACTATCACCGGCTGGTGAACAAGCTGCTGGAGAACGGGATCGAACCGTTCTGTACCCTGTATCACTGGGATCTTCCGCAGGCGCTTCAGGACAAGGGCGGGTGGAAGAACCGCGATACGATCGGGGCGTTTGTCCGGTATGCCGATACGATGTTCAAAGCCTTTGCCGGCAAAATAAAGCTCTGGACCACCTTCAACGAACCGTGGTGTGTCTCCTTCAAAGCCCACTACATCGGTGATCTGGCTCCCGGCGAGCAGAATCTGCAGAGTGCGCTGGATGTCGCTCACCATCTGATGATCGCCCACGGCAGAACGGTGCAGCAGTTCCGGCAGAGTGGCGTTCCCGGCGAGATCGGCTACGCGCCGAATGTCAGCTGGCGCGAGCCGTTCAGCTCCCGGCAGGAGGACATCGCTGCCTGCGGCCGCAGAACCGGCTGGATGGTGGAGTGGTTTTTGGACCCGCTTTTCAAAGGTGAATATCCAGAGTTTATGGCAGAGGCCTTCGCAGCCCAAGGAGCAAGCGTGCAGATTCAGCCGGGCGATATGGAGGATATCCGGCAGCCGGTTGATTTCCTCGGAATTAACTATTACACCGGTTCGCTGGGACGTTATAAGCAGGGAAACGGACTGTTCGAGCTGGAGGATATTGACGAGGGCTATGAGCGGACAGACTTCAACTGGCCGATCTATCCGCAGGGCTTGTATAAAGTACTTGTGCATATTAAGGAACGCTACGGTGCTGTCCCGGTATATATTACGGAGAACGGAGCCTGTTATGACGGTGATCCGGTCCAAGGCAGATTGCGGGACGATAAACGTACCGGATACTTGAAAAAACATCTGCTTCAGCTGAAGCGGGCCATGGAGGACGGTGTGCCGGTCAAGGGCTATATGGCCTGGTCGCTGCTGGATAACTTCGAGTGGGCCGACGGATACAGCAGACGTTTCGGGCTGATTCATGTGGACTTCAACACATTGAAGCGGACGCCGAAAGCAAGCTTTTACTGGTATAAAAAAGTGATCGGGAACGGGTGGCTGGAGGTCTGA
- a CDS encoding glycoside hydrolase family 43 protein, with product MNVITNPVLRGFNPDPSIVRVEDDYYIATSTFEWFPGVQIYHSRDLMNWRLLKRPLDRISQLNMAGNGDSDGVWAPCLTYDNGLFYLIYTDVKSHKGAFKDTHNYLVTASSIEGPWSDPVYLNSSGFDPSLFHDEDGRKWLLNMRWDFRKGKNKFGGIVIQEYSEAERRLIGPVTAIFEGTEIGFTEGPHLYKRSGYYYLLTAEGGTRYKHAVTMARSATLLGPYEVDSHNPMLSSGGHPELLLQKAGHGSLIETPSGEWYMAHLCARPVDGFHCILGRETALQKCYWDEEDWLRLEGGGNVPSARVKAPALPPYLFAAEPEKDEFDGRQLGDQWNTLRIPPGPDWLSLSERPGFLRLKGMESLSSCHRQSLVARRQQAFSVEAETVVEFAPDSFQQMAGLILYYNTEDYVYLRITHLEQHGRVIGIIRSDRGVYDELLEADLPLPDAGAVYLRAVVSRDTLQFYYAVEAGSWSPAGGEIHIAHLSDEAKEPLRFTGTFIGVCVQDLGGTRRHADFDYFIYREME from the coding sequence ATGAACGTCATTACGAATCCTGTGCTGCGCGGATTTAACCCCGATCCGTCGATAGTCCGCGTAGAGGATGATTATTACATTGCTACGTCCACCTTTGAATGGTTTCCGGGCGTGCAGATTTACCACTCCAGGGATCTGATGAACTGGAGGCTGCTGAAACGGCCGCTGGACCGGATATCCCAGCTGAATATGGCGGGTAACGGGGACTCCGACGGCGTATGGGCACCCTGCCTGACCTATGACAACGGCCTGTTCTATTTAATTTATACCGATGTGAAGTCGCACAAGGGTGCTTTCAAGGATACCCATAATTATCTGGTGACCGCTTCCAGCATAGAAGGGCCGTGGTCCGATCCGGTCTATCTGAACAGCAGCGGATTCGACCCGTCCCTGTTCCATGATGAGGACGGCCGGAAATGGCTGCTCAACATGCGCTGGGATTTCCGCAAGGGGAAGAACAAATTCGGCGGCATCGTTATCCAGGAATATTCAGAGGCGGAGAGACGGCTGATTGGCCCGGTTACGGCGATTTTTGAAGGTACGGAGATCGGCTTTACGGAAGGCCCGCATCTGTATAAGCGCAGCGGTTATTACTACCTGCTGACAGCAGAAGGCGGAACAAGGTACAAGCATGCCGTTACGATGGCCCGCTCTGCTACCCTGCTGGGACCGTATGAGGTAGATTCGCATAACCCGATGCTGAGCAGCGGCGGCCATCCGGAGCTGCTGCTCCAGAAGGCCGGTCACGGGTCGCTGATAGAAACCCCGTCCGGGGAATGGTACATGGCCCATCTGTGTGCAAGGCCTGTAGACGGTTTTCACTGTATTCTGGGCCGGGAAACGGCTCTGCAGAAGTGCTACTGGGATGAAGAGGACTGGCTGCGCCTGGAAGGGGGCGGGAATGTCCCATCTGCCCGGGTAAAGGCACCAGCCCTGCCGCCTTACCTGTTCGCAGCGGAGCCGGAAAAGGATGAATTCGACGGGCGGCAGCTGGGAGACCAGTGGAACACGCTGCGGATTCCACCGGGGCCGGACTGGCTCTCGCTCAGCGAGCGGCCGGGCTTCCTGCGGCTGAAGGGCATGGAGTCGCTGAGCTCCTGCCACCGGCAGAGCCTGGTTGCCCGCCGGCAGCAGGCATTCAGCGTTGAAGCGGAGACGGTGGTTGAATTCGCACCGGACAGCTTCCAGCAGATGGCCGGTCTAATCCTCTATTACAACACAGAGGATTATGTGTACTTACGGATCACACATCTGGAACAGCACGGCCGAGTAATCGGGATTATCCGGTCCGACCGGGGAGTATATGACGAGCTGCTTGAAGCGGACCTTCCCCTGCCGGACGCAGGTGCGGTGTATCTCAGAGCGGTGGTCAGCCGGGATACTCTGCAATTCTATTATGCGGTTGAAGCAGGCAGCTGGTCTCCAGCGGGCGGGGAGATCCACATCGCCCATCTCTCGGATGAGGCCAAGGAGCCGCTGCGTTTTACCGGAACCTTTATCGGGGTCTGTGTGCAGGATCTGGGAGGAACACGCCGGCATGCCGACTTTGATTATTTTATCTACAGGGAAATGGAGTGA
- a CDS encoding glycosylhydrolase-like jelly roll fold domain-containing protein, which translates to MSSRITEVLQGREENYILPFLWQHGEEEEMIREEMARVHESGIGAVCIEARPHPDFLGPKWWLDMDIIMDEARKRGMKVWLLDDDHFPTGHAAGKVKEAPEELHRKFLGERYVDTVGPAPGASLLVDTLLMTGLRPTISLRTNASGRNKLISVTAVRRDPVSGALLSESIDLTDRIQAGIVYWDIPEGYWRVFVISEDNQGGSEKQADYLNPLDRASVRILLDTVYEAIYERYKDDFGQTFAGFFSDEPGFYNDKTTFDFESRPGKAGVSLPWSSDMPPLLEQALGGDYRNQLHLLWHDAGEQSDRVRYSYMNIVSRLYAENFCNQLGDWCRARGVEYIGHVLEDNNVHARLGPGAGHFFRSMWGQDMSGLDVVLWQIVPGFDEISFRSASGVTDSEFFHYGLAKLGVSLGHIDPKKQGRTMCEVYGAYGWTEGLKLMKWLTDHMLVRGVNRFVPHAFTQKPFPDPDCGPHMYAGGKNPQYRYYGYLNRYINRISHLISGGRHVATAAVLYHGEAEWSGEAMYFHKPVRVLLQHQIDCEVLPADILLDEAKVKDSKLHVNLEEYQCLIIPYAEALPAELLRQLADYAGLGLPVYFVDGLPVRSSEGTDVSAALSFLSACPNVKISGLKGLADMLTAAGYYEIKADGYEPYLRNYHYVHEDSDVFMFFNESPHKVISTKVTLPLAGEGAVYGYDAFRNQLTLMEPSGESGAATVELELHPYESIVLLYGAVLADCSAERAWTADGPELTLQGEWTVSTAVSESYPAFDAPVTLKTLQNMSAPDLLPEFSGTFRYETEFEWEDSADSILLELGEVYETAEAWINGQPAGLCICPPYRMEVTGAIRQGTNTLVVEVTNTLAKDQQDFLSAFAQQDPSGLIGPVTVTPLRRLVKEA; encoded by the coding sequence ATGAGCAGTCGTATAACAGAAGTGCTTCAGGGCCGGGAAGAGAATTATATTCTTCCGTTTCTCTGGCAGCATGGGGAAGAAGAAGAGATGATCCGGGAGGAAATGGCCCGGGTTCACGAATCGGGCATCGGGGCGGTCTGTATCGAGGCCCGGCCGCATCCGGATTTTCTCGGACCGAAGTGGTGGCTGGATATGGACATTATTATGGACGAGGCGCGCAAGCGCGGAATGAAGGTGTGGCTGCTGGATGATGACCATTTTCCGACCGGGCATGCGGCAGGCAAGGTAAAGGAGGCGCCGGAGGAGCTGCACCGCAAATTCCTGGGTGAACGTTATGTGGATACGGTTGGACCTGCGCCGGGGGCTTCTCTGCTGGTCGATACGCTGCTGATGACAGGACTCCGGCCGACGATCTCTCTCAGAACAAATGCCAGCGGCCGGAACAAGCTGATCTCTGTGACCGCCGTCCGCCGCGACCCTGTAAGCGGGGCATTGCTCAGTGAATCCATCGACCTTACAGACCGCATACAGGCAGGTATCGTTTACTGGGATATTCCTGAAGGATATTGGCGGGTCTTTGTTATTTCGGAGGACAACCAGGGCGGCAGTGAAAAGCAGGCGGATTACTTGAACCCGCTGGACCGGGCATCTGTCCGGATCCTGCTCGATACGGTTTATGAGGCAATCTATGAGCGTTATAAGGATGATTTCGGGCAGACCTTTGCCGGCTTTTTCTCGGATGAACCGGGCTTTTACAATGACAAGACGACATTTGATTTCGAATCCCGTCCGGGCAAAGCCGGAGTATCGCTCCCTTGGAGCAGTGACATGCCGCCTCTGCTGGAGCAGGCTTTGGGCGGGGATTACCGCAACCAGCTGCATCTCCTCTGGCATGACGCGGGCGAACAATCGGACAGAGTCCGTTACAGCTACATGAATATTGTCAGCAGGCTGTATGCGGAGAATTTCTGTAATCAGCTTGGAGATTGGTGCAGAGCGCGCGGGGTGGAGTATATCGGACATGTGCTTGAAGATAACAATGTTCACGCCAGACTCGGTCCCGGCGCAGGACATTTCTTCCGGTCCATGTGGGGGCAGGATATGTCAGGCCTTGATGTGGTGCTGTGGCAGATCGTTCCCGGCTTCGATGAAATTTCCTTCCGCTCGGCTTCAGGCGTGACAGACAGTGAATTTTTCCACTATGGCCTGGCCAAGCTCGGGGTATCGCTCGGGCATATTGATCCGAAGAAGCAGGGCCGGACGATGTGCGAGGTCTATGGTGCCTACGGCTGGACCGAAGGCCTGAAGCTGATGAAGTGGCTGACGGATCATATGCTGGTGCGCGGTGTGAACCGGTTTGTGCCGCATGCTTTTACCCAGAAGCCGTTCCCGGACCCGGACTGCGGCCCTCATATGTATGCAGGCGGGAAGAACCCGCAGTACCGCTACTACGGTTATCTGAACCGGTACATTAACCGGATCAGCCATCTGATTTCAGGCGGCAGACATGTGGCAACCGCAGCCGTCCTGTACCATGGGGAAGCGGAGTGGTCAGGGGAAGCGATGTATTTCCATAAGCCGGTAAGGGTGCTGCTGCAGCATCAGATCGACTGTGAGGTGCTTCCGGCTGATATTCTGCTGGATGAGGCGAAGGTTAAAGACAGTAAGCTGCATGTTAACCTTGAGGAATATCAGTGCCTAATTATCCCGTATGCGGAGGCGCTTCCGGCGGAGCTGCTCCGGCAGCTGGCGGATTATGCGGGGCTGGGGCTGCCTGTGTACTTTGTAGATGGACTTCCGGTACGCTCCAGTGAGGGTACAGATGTGTCCGCTGCATTGTCATTCCTTTCTGCCTGCCCGAATGTGAAGATTAGCGGATTAAAAGGGCTTGCAGACATGCTTACCGCCGCTGGCTATTACGAAATTAAGGCAGACGGATACGAGCCGTATCTGCGGAATTACCATTATGTACATGAGGATTCGGATGTTTTTATGTTCTTTAATGAAAGCCCGCATAAAGTCATCTCCACGAAGGTTACCCTGCCTCTTGCTGGAGAGGGCGCGGTATATGGTTATGACGCCTTCCGCAACCAGTTAACGCTGATGGAGCCAAGCGGCGAATCAGGAGCAGCAACAGTGGAGCTTGAGCTTCATCCGTATGAATCCATCGTGCTGCTTTACGGCGCTGTACTTGCAGATTGCTCTGCTGAACGGGCATGGACTGCGGACGGGCCGGAGCTAACGCTGCAGGGCGAATGGACGGTTTCCACAGCTGTTTCGGAGTCCTATCCTGCGTTTGACGCGCCGGTCACGTTAAAAACATTACAAAATATGAGCGCACCGGACCTGCTGCCGGAATTCTCCGGAACGTTCCGGTATGAAACGGAGTTCGAGTGGGAGGATTCTGCTGACAGCATATTACTTGAGCTGGGAGAAGTTTACGAAACGGCGGAAGCATGGATCAACGGCCAGCCTGCAGGCCTGTGTATCTGTCCTCCGTACCGGATGGAGGTAACCGGGGCCATCCGCCAAGGAACCAATACGCTCGTTGTTGAGGTTACCAATACGCTGGCTAAGGATCAGCAGGATTTCCTGTCTGCCTTTGCCCAGCAGGACCCGAGCGGGCTGATCGGCCCGGTGACAGTAACGCCGCTGCGGCGTCTGGTGAAGGAGGCTTAG
- a CDS encoding carbohydrate ABC transporter permease: MLTSRSEKVFVGVITGLLILFSVVALIPLVSVISTSLSSKSAVDMNLVTLWPKQFTFDSWSYIIDRPDLWRSFFLTLTTTLSGTVLALLMTALFAYPLSKPEFRWGSVIMMAVVIAMIFKAPIVPYFLTVRGIGLYDNPLVLIIPHILNPFNLIIMRTFFKQFSKELEEAAFLEGCGYFRMLFQFVLPLSKAVLATLALFYGVVLWNQFQHPLFFLQDTSWFPLQIKIRQFITDDSVIMAGAASTANLNYNERTLRAATVIFAIVPIIVVYPFLQKYFVKGAMIGSVKG, encoded by the coding sequence ATGCTTACATCAAGAAGCGAAAAAGTATTTGTAGGAGTAATCACCGGGCTGCTCATTCTTTTCTCGGTTGTGGCCTTGATTCCGCTGGTGTCCGTTATTTCAACTTCGTTAAGCTCGAAAAGTGCGGTGGACATGAACCTGGTCACCCTGTGGCCGAAGCAATTTACGTTTGACTCCTGGAGTTATATTATCGACCGTCCCGACCTGTGGAGATCGTTCTTTCTGACCCTTACCACAACGCTCAGCGGTACGGTGCTGGCCCTGCTGATGACCGCCTTGTTCGCTTATCCGCTGTCCAAGCCGGAATTCCGCTGGGGTTCGGTCATTATGATGGCTGTTGTTATCGCGATGATCTTCAAAGCGCCGATTGTGCCTTACTTCCTGACGGTACGGGGCATCGGCCTGTATGATAATCCGCTGGTGCTGATCATCCCGCATATTCTGAATCCGTTCAATCTGATCATTATGCGGACCTTCTTCAAGCAGTTCTCCAAGGAATTGGAGGAAGCGGCCTTCCTGGAGGGCTGCGGATATTTCCGGATGCTGTTCCAGTTCGTGCTCCCGCTGTCCAAGGCAGTGCTTGCAACGCTCGCCTTGTTCTACGGCGTGGTACTGTGGAATCAGTTCCAGCATCCGCTGTTCTTCCTGCAGGACACCAGCTGGTTCCCGCTGCAGATCAAGATCCGCCAGTTCATTACCGACGACAGCGTGATTATGGCAGGTGCCGCTTCAACAGCCAATCTCAACTACAACGAGCGCACGTTAAGAGCGGCAACCGTAATTTTTGCCATTGTTCCGATTATTGTGGTGTATCCGTTCCTGCAGAAGTATTTCGTTAAAGGTGCGATGATCGGCTCGGTAAAAGGATAA
- a CDS encoding ABC transporter permease subunit translates to MKFIASHQLKVYWPLYVMAIPGMIFLIVFKFIPLAGAVIAFKDYSVFQGFIDSPWAGFKHFETLLKHPDFLRVFSNTLLLGLFKLTIVFPIPVLLAMMINEIRKSALKKGIQTALYIPHFLSWVIVGGILFDFFSLSGMFNIVLGWFGSEPVLAMQESAYFRPIYVLASIWKDAGWGTVVYMAAISAIDPQLYESAMIDGASRFRQIRHITFPILLPTVLVLFLLDIGNFLDLGFDQVYNLLTPMTYNVGDILDTYVFRTGIQQGQYSFATAVGLFQSVIGFIMVYTFNKLSKKVSDGGLW, encoded by the coding sequence TTGAAATTTATTGCATCTCATCAACTGAAGGTGTACTGGCCGCTGTATGTCATGGCGATCCCGGGAATGATCTTTCTGATCGTATTCAAATTCATTCCGCTGGCCGGTGCTGTAATCGCCTTCAAAGATTATTCCGTATTCCAGGGGTTTATAGACAGCCCCTGGGCAGGGTTCAAGCACTTCGAAACCCTGCTGAAGCATCCCGATTTCCTGCGAGTATTCAGCAACACGCTGCTGCTGGGCCTGTTCAAGCTTACCATTGTATTTCCGATTCCTGTGCTGCTGGCCATGATGATCAATGAGATCCGGAAATCGGCGCTCAAAAAAGGAATTCAGACTGCGCTGTACATTCCGCATTTTCTCTCCTGGGTTATCGTAGGCGGTATTCTCTTCGATTTCTTTTCCTTAAGCGGGATGTTTAACATTGTCCTCGGATGGTTCGGCAGCGAGCCTGTCCTGGCGATGCAGGAAAGCGCATACTTCCGGCCGATTTATGTACTCGCCTCCATCTGGAAGGATGCAGGCTGGGGCACCGTCGTCTATATGGCGGCCATCAGTGCCATTGATCCGCAGCTCTACGAATCAGCGATGATCGATGGAGCCTCCCGATTCCGGCAGATCCGGCATATCACCTTCCCGATTCTTCTGCCTACGGTGCTTGTACTGTTCCTGCTGGATATCGGGAACTTCCTGGATCTCGGCTTCGATCAGGTCTACAACCTGCTGACGCCGATGACCTACAACGTCGGGGATATTCTCGATACCTATGTATTCCGCACAGGTATTCAGCAAGGGCAATACAGCTTCGCCACGGCAGTAGGCCTGTTCCAGTCCGTTATCGGATTTATAATGGTCTACACCTTCAACAAGCTGTCTAAAAAGGTTTCAGACGGGGGGCTCTGGTAA
- a CDS encoding family 43 glycosylhydrolase: MVREDQEIGAIAAKVRPASAAGRIYFYQGEWSYMTYLCNPLNIEYKYQIVEFMGKRGAFREAADPTLIIFHGAYYLFPSMTAGFLTSTDLTAWTFHPLEGVPVYDYAPDVRVIGDYLYFSASDKSKNCSFYRTKDPVNGDFEEIPGSFPFWDPNLFQDEDGRLYFYWGCSNVTPIYGVELNPGDMQPLSDPIALIHGNSGELGYERKGENHIEDGTAPYIEGAWMDKHNGTYYLQYASPGTEHNIYSDAVYISDKPLGPFRLADNNPFSYKPGGFMPGAGHGSTQADHYGNLWHISTMRISMNHLFERRIGLWPAGFDSDGDLFCNQRFGDWPYRLEQRRMDPWSKPEWMLLSYNKPAAASSSEPGYEPSRAADENVQTWWRAGSSQPGEWLELDLKQECSVHAVQINFADDRLQVDLPAEAVLQKNRYIVRKQFFTRWLLEGSLDGVEYFVMEDKTEAATDLPHDLIVREEGITARFIRCTVMELPFGQQACISGLRVFGKGTGELPEQTSGVVTVLENKLDLHVRWDGSTATGYNVLWGYAADKLYHSHMVFGCKDVMIGALIADQPVYVRVDAFNETGITEGWIHRAV; the protein is encoded by the coding sequence ATGGTACGCGAAGATCAAGAAATAGGCGCTATTGCTGCAAAAGTCCGCCCGGCGTCTGCTGCCGGGCGGATTTATTTTTATCAAGGAGAGTGGAGCTACATGACTTACCTGTGCAATCCGCTAAACATCGAATACAAATACCAGATAGTTGAGTTTATGGGCAAGCGAGGGGCATTCAGGGAAGCGGCTGATCCTACCCTGATTATTTTTCACGGAGCGTACTATCTGTTTCCGTCTATGACTGCGGGATTTCTGACAAGCACCGATCTCACCGCCTGGACCTTCCATCCGCTTGAGGGTGTGCCTGTGTACGACTACGCACCTGATGTGCGGGTCATCGGTGACTATTTGTATTTCTCCGCCTCGGATAAATCCAAAAATTGCTCGTTCTACAGAACCAAAGATCCGGTGAACGGTGATTTTGAAGAAATACCAGGGAGCTTTCCCTTCTGGGACCCTAACCTGTTCCAGGATGAGGACGGAAGACTGTATTTCTACTGGGGATGCTCCAATGTTACGCCTATTTACGGCGTAGAGCTTAATCCCGGGGACATGCAGCCGTTATCAGACCCCATTGCCCTTATTCATGGAAACTCCGGTGAGCTGGGTTATGAAAGAAAGGGCGAAAATCATATTGAGGATGGAACCGCTCCTTATATTGAAGGAGCGTGGATGGACAAGCATAACGGGACTTACTATCTGCAATATGCCAGTCCGGGTACGGAGCATAATATTTACTCGGATGCGGTCTATATTTCAGATAAACCGCTGGGCCCGTTCAGATTGGCGGACAATAATCCCTTCTCTTATAAGCCCGGCGGCTTTATGCCGGGAGCCGGGCATGGCTCTACACAGGCGGACCATTACGGCAATCTGTGGCATATTTCTACGATGCGGATCAGCATGAACCACTTGTTTGAAAGAAGGATAGGCTTGTGGCCGGCGGGGTTCGACAGTGACGGCGACCTGTTCTGCAACCAGCGCTTCGGCGATTGGCCGTACCGGCTGGAGCAGAGGCGGATGGACCCATGGAGCAAGCCTGAATGGATGCTGCTCTCTTATAACAAGCCGGCCGCAGCTTCATCCTCAGAGCCGGGTTATGAGCCCTCCAGGGCGGCAGATGAAAATGTTCAGACCTGGTGGAGAGCCGGCTCCAGCCAACCGGGGGAGTGGCTGGAACTGGATTTGAAGCAGGAATGCAGCGTACATGCGGTGCAGATCAATTTTGCGGATGACCGGCTGCAGGTTGACCTTCCGGCAGAAGCCGTGCTGCAGAAGAACCGCTATATTGTCCGGAAGCAGTTCTTCACCCGCTGGCTGCTGGAAGGCTCACTGGACGGCGTGGAGTATTTTGTAATGGAGGATAAGACAGAAGCTGCTACAGATCTGCCGCATGATCTGATTGTGCGGGAAGAAGGAATCACAGCCCGGTTTATCCGGTGCACCGTAATGGAGCTGCCGTTCGGCCAGCAGGCCTGCATATCCGGGCTCAGGGTGTTCGGGAAGGGGACGGGAGAGCTGCCTGAACAGACTAGCGGAGTAGTAACTGTGCTCGAGAATAAGCTTGATCTTCACGTACGCTGGGACGGGAGTACAGCTACAGGATACAACGTGCTCTGGGGTTATGCAGCGGACAAGCTGTATCACAGCCATATGGTATTCGGGTGCAAAGATGTAATGATCGGTGCACTGATCGCAGACCAGCCGGTATATGTGCGGGTAGACGCGTTCAATGAAACCGGTATCACTGAGGGCTGGATACACCGGGCGGTCTAG